Proteins co-encoded in one Bacillus paramycoides genomic window:
- the mreB gene encoding cell shape-determining protein MreB translates to MFGFGGFTRDLGIDLGTANTLVYVKGKGVVLREPSVVALQTDTKQIVAVGSDAKQMIGRTPGNVVALRPMKDGVIADYETTATMMKYYIQQAQKSNGFFSRKPYVMVCVPSGITAVERRAVIDATRQAGARDAYPIEEPFAAAIGANLPVWEPTGSMVVDIGGGTTEVAIISLGGIVTSQSVRVAGDDMDDSIIQYIKKSYNLMIGERTAEALKLEIGSAGEPEGIEPMEIRGRDLVSGLPKTVLIQPEEIADALKDTVDAIVESVKNTLEKTPPELAADIMDRGIVLTGGGALLRNLDKVISEETNMPVLVAEDPLDCVAIGTGKALDNIDLFKTAAR, encoded by the coding sequence ATGTTTGGATTTGGTGGCTTTACTCGCGATCTTGGAATAGATTTAGGAACTGCGAACACGCTTGTATATGTAAAAGGAAAAGGTGTAGTTTTACGTGAACCTTCAGTAGTAGCGTTACAAACTGATACGAAACAAATCGTTGCTGTAGGTAGCGATGCAAAACAAATGATTGGTCGTACACCAGGAAACGTTGTGGCACTTCGCCCGATGAAAGACGGTGTAATTGCTGATTACGAAACGACAGCAACAATGATGAAATATTACATTCAACAAGCTCAAAAATCAAATGGATTCTTCTCACGTAAGCCTTACGTAATGGTATGTGTACCTTCTGGTATTACAGCTGTAGAAAGACGTGCAGTAATCGATGCGACTCGTCAAGCGGGCGCACGTGATGCTTATCCAATCGAAGAACCATTTGCAGCAGCAATTGGTGCAAACTTACCTGTTTGGGAACCAACTGGTAGCATGGTTGTTGATATCGGTGGCGGTACAACAGAAGTTGCGATCATTTCTTTAGGTGGTATTGTAACAAGTCAATCAGTTCGTGTTGCTGGTGATGATATGGACGATTCAATCATTCAGTACATTAAGAAAAGCTACAACTTAATGATTGGTGAAAGAACAGCTGAAGCATTAAAATTAGAAATCGGTTCTGCAGGCGAGCCAGAAGGTATCGAGCCTATGGAAATTCGCGGTCGTGATTTAGTAAGTGGTTTACCAAAAACAGTACTAATTCAACCAGAAGAAATTGCAGATGCATTAAAAGATACAGTAGATGCAATTGTAGAATCTGTTAAAAATACGTTAGAGAAAACTCCACCTGAATTAGCGGCAGACATTATGGACCGTGGTATCGTATTAACAGGTGGCGGAGCATTACTACGTAACTTAGATAAAGTGATTAGCGAAGAAACAAATATGCCAGTTCTTGTTGCAGAAGACCCATTAGATTGCGTAGCAATTGGAACGGGTAAAGCATTAGACAATATCGATCTTTTCAAAACTGCTGCTCGATAA
- the mreC gene encoding rod shape-determining protein MreC, translated as MPQFFLNKRLIVLLVSIILLVALIGISLKERNSLTWPEQFVKDTVGVVERVFQKPAKYVAGFFENVEDVKRTYEENKELKAKLDNYAGLSGKVKQLEDDNKKLQELTGKKELNSQYTEIPATVVSRNPDKWYDLVGIDKGAQQGIKKDMAVVTSQGLVGRVKSVSQFTSSVELLSSMSRTNRVSAIVQGNEKIFGLIEGYDKEKHLLLFTKIGSDAGVKPDQLVVTSGLGDIFPRGLVIGKIVDVQPDPYGLTKTAYVKPAADLNDVEHITVAKRETPSAPLE; from the coding sequence GTGCCACAGTTTTTCTTAAACAAAAGATTAATTGTTTTGTTAGTTAGTATTATTCTTCTCGTGGCATTGATTGGAATCTCATTGAAAGAACGGAACAGTTTAACATGGCCAGAGCAGTTTGTTAAAGACACTGTCGGTGTTGTAGAACGTGTATTCCAAAAGCCAGCGAAATACGTAGCTGGATTCTTCGAAAATGTAGAGGATGTAAAGCGCACGTATGAAGAGAATAAAGAATTAAAAGCAAAATTAGATAATTATGCAGGTCTATCAGGGAAAGTAAAACAATTAGAAGATGATAACAAGAAGTTACAAGAGTTAACGGGTAAAAAAGAGTTGAATAGCCAATATACTGAAATTCCAGCTACTGTCGTTTCTCGTAACCCGGATAAATGGTACGATCTAGTTGGAATTGATAAAGGGGCACAGCAAGGAATTAAAAAAGATATGGCTGTAGTAACTTCACAAGGTTTAGTTGGACGAGTGAAAAGTGTATCTCAGTTTACATCATCAGTAGAGTTGCTAAGCTCTATGAGCCGAACAAATCGTGTTTCTGCTATCGTACAAGGAAATGAGAAAATCTTTGGATTGATTGAAGGTTACGACAAAGAAAAGCACTTGCTTCTTTTTACAAAGATTGGCTCTGATGCAGGTGTAAAACCCGATCAACTAGTAGTAACATCTGGACTCGGTGATATTTTCCCAAGAGGTCTTGTAATTGGAAAAATCGTTGATGTTCAGCCAGATCCATACGGTTTAACAAAAACAGCTTATGTAAAACCTGCCGCTGATTTGAATGACGTAGAGCATATTACGGTTGCGAAACGCGAAACGCCTTCAGCGCCATTAGAATAG
- the rplU gene encoding 50S ribosomal protein L21 — protein MYAIIETGGKQIKVEAGQAIYIEKLDVEAGETVTFDKVLFVGGENVKVGSPVVEGATVTAKVEKQGRAKKIIVFKYKAKKNNRKKQGHRQPYTKLVVEAINA, from the coding sequence ATGTACGCAATTATCGAAACAGGTGGAAAACAAATTAAAGTTGAAGCTGGTCAAGCAATCTACATTGAAAAATTAGATGTTGAAGCTGGTGAAACTGTTACTTTTGACAAAGTTCTTTTCGTTGGTGGCGAAAACGTTAAAGTTGGTAGCCCAGTTGTAGAAGGTGCAACAGTTACTGCGAAAGTTGAAAAACAAGGTCGCGCTAAGAAAATTATCGTTTTCAAATACAAAGCGAAAAAGAACAATCGTAAGAAACAAGGTCATCGTCAACCTTACACTAAGCTAGTTGTTGAAGCTATCAACGCTTAA
- a CDS encoding ribosomal-processing cysteine protease Prp, with translation MIKITISRTKLGSIQSFKMTGHADYAPHGQDLVCAGTTAVVFGSINAVEELCNVQATIELGSDGGFLTYELPNDLDVHTMEKAQILLEGLVVSLKTIELDYGKYIRLIEKVQEV, from the coding sequence ATGATTAAAATTACGATAAGTCGCACGAAATTAGGAAGTATCCAATCATTTAAAATGACTGGACATGCCGATTATGCGCCACATGGACAAGACCTTGTCTGTGCTGGAACTACAGCGGTTGTGTTTGGTTCTATAAATGCAGTGGAAGAACTTTGTAATGTGCAGGCAACTATTGAACTCGGAAGTGATGGCGGATTCTTAACGTATGAATTGCCTAATGATTTAGACGTTCATACAATGGAAAAAGCACAGATACTTTTAGAAGGATTGGTTGTTTCGCTTAAGACGATCGAACTTGATTACGGAAAGTATATCCGTTTAATAGAAAAAGTGCAGGAGGTGTAA
- the radC gene encoding DNA repair protein RadC: MNGIRDVVKEEQPRERLLLEGAGSLSNRELLAVLLRTGSKEETVLKLSDKILHHFDGLRMLKDATLEELVSIHGVGVAKATQLIAAFELGRRMVRLEYQNRYSIRSPEDCARYMMEEMRFLQQEHFVCLYLNTKNQVIHRQTIFIGSLNTSIVHPREVFKEAFRRAAASIICLHNHPSGDPTPSREDIEVTKRLVECGRIIGIEVLDHIIIGDHKFVSLKEKGHI; the protein is encoded by the coding sequence ATGAACGGTATTCGTGATGTTGTTAAAGAAGAACAGCCACGGGAGCGTTTATTGTTAGAAGGAGCTGGAAGTTTATCGAATCGGGAGCTTCTTGCAGTGTTACTCAGAACAGGTTCTAAGGAAGAAACAGTTTTAAAGTTATCAGATAAAATTCTACATCATTTTGACGGTTTACGTATGTTGAAAGATGCAACGTTAGAGGAGCTTGTCAGTATACATGGTGTTGGGGTTGCGAAGGCAACCCAGCTTATAGCTGCGTTTGAACTCGGTAGAAGAATGGTGCGTTTAGAATATCAAAATAGATATAGCATTCGAAGCCCAGAAGATTGCGCGAGATATATGATGGAAGAAATGCGCTTTCTGCAGCAGGAGCATTTTGTATGTTTATATTTGAACACAAAAAATCAAGTTATACATAGGCAAACAATTTTCATTGGAAGCTTAAACACATCAATTGTACATCCAAGGGAAGTTTTTAAAGAAGCGTTCCGCCGTGCAGCAGCCTCTATCATATGTCTTCATAACCATCCCTCAGGAGACCCAACGCCTAGCCGAGAAGATATTGAAGTAACAAAACGCTTAGTAGAATGCGGCCGGATTATCGGAATTGAAGTGCTTGACCATATTATAATAGGCGACCATAAATTCGTGAGTTTAAAGGAAAAAGGTCATATTTAA
- the minD gene encoding septum site-determining protein MinD yields MGEAIVITSGKGGVGKTTTSANIGTALALSGKKVCLIDTDIGLRNLDVVMGLENRIVFDLVDVVEGRCRLPQALIKDKRFDDLYLLPAAQTSDKSAVTPEQMDELIQVLRQDYDYILIDCPAGIEQGFKNAVAGADKAIVVTTPEVSSMRDADRIIGLLEKEDIEPPKLVINRVRSHMLHEQDMLDVDEIVRTLSIELLGVVEDDDEVIRATNTGEPVALQPTGKAALAYRNIARRLLGENVPLQAFEQEKVSVFTKVKNFFGIR; encoded by the coding sequence GTGGGAGAGGCAATAGTAATTACATCTGGAAAAGGCGGTGTAGGTAAAACTACAACGTCTGCGAACATTGGTACAGCCCTAGCGTTATCTGGAAAGAAAGTGTGCTTAATTGACACAGATATCGGTCTTCGCAACTTAGACGTAGTAATGGGGCTGGAAAATCGTATTGTATTTGATCTTGTTGATGTCGTTGAAGGGCGTTGTCGTTTACCTCAGGCTCTTATTAAAGATAAACGTTTTGATGATCTTTATTTATTACCTGCAGCACAAACGAGTGATAAATCAGCGGTAACACCTGAACAAATGGATGAATTAATACAAGTATTACGTCAAGATTATGATTACATATTAATTGATTGTCCTGCGGGGATTGAGCAGGGATTTAAAAACGCGGTAGCTGGTGCGGATAAAGCAATTGTTGTTACGACGCCAGAAGTATCCTCAATGCGCGATGCGGATCGTATTATCGGGCTTTTAGAAAAAGAGGATATTGAACCACCGAAACTTGTTATTAATCGTGTGCGTAGTCATATGCTTCATGAACAGGATATGTTAGATGTTGATGAAATCGTACGTACATTGTCAATCGAGCTTCTTGGTGTTGTTGAAGATGATGATGAGGTTATTCGTGCTACAAATACAGGTGAACCTGTAGCGTTGCAACCGACCGGAAAAGCAGCGTTAGCTTATCGTAATATTGCAAGACGTTTGTTGGGCGAGAATGTCCCATTACAAGCATTTGAACAAGAAAAGGTATCGGTATTTACCAAGGTGAAAAACTTCTTTGGAATCCGTTAA
- the spoIVFB gene encoding stage IV sporulation intramembrane metalloprotease SpoIVFB: protein MIKYRDVLTKISVHPLFWVIIVIGIFTARFKELLLLFCIVLIHELGHAFAAAYYNWRIKKIELLPFGGVAELEEHGNKSLKEELVVVIAGPIQHIWMMAVGYMLFEAGWLHADLYYFFMWNNIIILAFNLLPIWPLDGGKVLFNVLSYRFPYLQAHEKMMKLSCVFFSVILVWQLLWNSNNIMMWVLLIFLAVSLYQEWKQRRYAFMRFLLERYYGNKRGIEKIAPIEVQSEDHLYKIFTKFRRGYKHSIIVRGKYKEHYTLDENELLYAYFTEKRTTSSVEELIG from the coding sequence TTGATTAAATATAGAGATGTTTTAACGAAAATTTCAGTGCATCCATTGTTTTGGGTTATTATTGTCATTGGTATTTTTACGGCTCGTTTTAAAGAGTTGCTACTGTTGTTTTGTATCGTTCTTATCCATGAACTTGGGCATGCTTTTGCAGCGGCGTATTATAATTGGCGTATTAAAAAGATTGAACTTTTACCGTTTGGTGGTGTAGCTGAGCTCGAGGAGCATGGGAATAAATCATTGAAAGAAGAGCTCGTTGTCGTAATTGCAGGACCTATTCAACATATTTGGATGATGGCGGTAGGCTATATGTTGTTTGAAGCTGGTTGGCTTCATGCGGATTTATATTATTTCTTTATGTGGAATAATATAATTATTTTAGCGTTTAATTTACTGCCTATTTGGCCGCTTGATGGTGGGAAAGTATTGTTTAACGTATTATCATATCGTTTTCCTTATTTACAGGCACATGAAAAGATGATGAAATTATCATGTGTTTTTTTTAGTGTAATACTAGTGTGGCAGTTACTTTGGAATAGTAACAATATTATGATGTGGGTGCTACTCATATTTTTAGCTGTGTCGTTATATCAAGAGTGGAAACAAAGACGGTATGCCTTTATGCGTTTTTTATTAGAACGTTATTATGGGAACAAAAGAGGAATTGAAAAGATTGCACCTATTGAAGTGCAATCAGAAGATCATTTATATAAGATATTCACAAAATTTCGTAGAGGGTATAAGCACTCTATTATCGTCCGTGGGAAATATAAAGAACATTACACATTGGATGAAAATGAACTGCTCTATGCGTATTTTACTGAAAAACGAACAACTTCATCTGTCGAAGAATTAATCGGTTAG
- the mreD gene encoding rod shape-determining protein MreD: MMKILKRAALPLLLLFVFLFENMFATIVPTEVFWKNSIAAPHFFIIVLCFVTVYYSPVQGIYYGLLFGFLFDTVYTELVGIYIFAYPILAYLVYSVMKILQLNLFIVASIVLASIVALEYYVYGFLTLLGRTHMSAYVFFTDRLLSTLLLNAIFLLIVCFPLRRYLVRLSKAMEEKEKRIF, from the coding sequence ATGATGAAGATTCTAAAAAGAGCAGCTCTTCCTCTTTTGCTCCTTTTTGTTTTTCTATTTGAAAATATGTTTGCTACTATTGTTCCAACAGAGGTTTTTTGGAAAAATAGTATAGCAGCACCTCATTTCTTTATCATTGTTTTATGTTTTGTTACTGTGTACTATAGTCCGGTCCAAGGGATTTATTACGGACTTTTATTTGGTTTCTTATTTGATACTGTATACACAGAACTTGTCGGTATATATATATTTGCGTATCCGATTTTAGCTTATTTAGTTTATAGTGTGATGAAGATATTACAATTGAATTTATTTATTGTTGCTTCTATCGTACTAGCTAGCATAGTAGCATTAGAGTATTATGTGTATGGATTTTTAACTTTGTTAGGACGTACTCATATGTCGGCGTATGTCTTTTTCACAGATCGTCTCCTGTCTACTTTATTGCTAAATGCAATTTTCTTATTGATAGTTTGTTTCCCACTGAGACGATATTTAGTGCGTCTTTCAAAAGCGATGGAAGAAAAAGAAAAAAGGATTTTCTAA
- the spoIVFA gene encoding stage IV sporulation protein SpoIVFA, producing MKNRRVEEIKKRIAKRKAEQERMEEEQYFAGGNFDNETVFIEDGEKGIHPLFRKEVFFFKVLLSAILVLSVAILYKNAPSSFDGAKAVTEKVMKEEFQFATVAKWYEKQFGKPLVFYSPNEKKEGTIQQKDYAIPASGKVMQGFQKNGQGVFVQTATNATVESVNEGLVVFAGKKEELGNTVQIQHADGTESWYANLNDMSVKLYDYVSKKQKIGTVNNDANNKNGKFYFAIKKNEKFIDPIQVISFD from the coding sequence ATGAAGAATAGACGTGTAGAAGAAATTAAAAAACGGATTGCGAAAAGGAAGGCAGAGCAAGAAAGGATGGAGGAAGAGCAGTATTTCGCTGGAGGGAATTTTGATAATGAAACAGTATTTATTGAGGATGGAGAAAAGGGAATTCATCCTTTATTTCGAAAAGAAGTGTTTTTCTTCAAAGTTTTATTATCAGCAATATTAGTTCTTTCTGTCGCTATTTTATATAAGAATGCACCCTCTTCTTTTGACGGTGCTAAAGCTGTTACAGAAAAAGTGATGAAAGAAGAGTTTCAGTTTGCTACTGTAGCGAAATGGTACGAAAAGCAGTTTGGAAAACCTCTCGTATTTTATTCGCCAAATGAGAAAAAAGAAGGAACTATTCAGCAAAAAGATTATGCGATTCCTGCTTCCGGAAAGGTAATGCAAGGGTTTCAAAAAAATGGCCAAGGTGTATTTGTCCAAACCGCTACAAATGCAACTGTTGAGTCAGTAAATGAAGGGCTAGTTGTTTTTGCAGGAAAGAAGGAGGAACTTGGTAATACAGTTCAAATTCAACATGCAGACGGCACGGAGTCATGGTATGCAAACTTAAATGATATGTCAGTGAAATTATATGATTACGTTTCAAAGAAACAAAAAATTGGAACGGTAAATAATGATGCAAATAATAAAAATGGTAAGTTTTATTTTGCTATAAAAAAGAATGAAAAATTTATTGATCCGATTCAGGTGATTTCGTTTGATTAA
- a CDS encoding Rne/Rng family ribonuclease, which produces MKTLYMNYAGSEKRVAIEEKKKIVEFLWKRNEEQEIVGHIYVGRIVRTIAGMNAAFVNIGLEKHAYLSYDDVPSSYRIHEGQAVLVQVVKEAIDTKGPKLTANIEFTGKYVVYMPYDEMRAVSRKIKNNKRRQQLLQIEVEGTGGYIFRSASEKGEIEEIQAEMQKLQQLYEELKRKEGQVKAPLLLHRPATFLDRVFQENPIETIEKVVVDTRSIVKELEEKIGGEKVSFYNEKSSMFSHFGIEREIEKALQKIVWLPNGAYLIVEQMETMTVIDVNTGKFTGKQNLQDTVLRTNELAAEEIARQLRLRDIGGMILIDFINMKRREDKEKIRECLIAAMQNDRTYTRVLGFTELGILEMTRKRKKHSLRDVLLEECVPCKATGYVMSYETIAYELERELITYGNIEDEAVLIAAPKELQKQFLQKELQKNIPFEIYFKDDMIEKYAIIRFGSKKEIIERKK; this is translated from the coding sequence TTGAAAACGTTATATATGAACTACGCTGGATCGGAAAAACGCGTTGCAATTGAAGAGAAGAAAAAAATTGTTGAGTTTTTATGGAAGCGAAATGAAGAACAAGAGATTGTTGGGCACATTTATGTTGGACGTATCGTAAGAACGATTGCTGGAATGAACGCAGCTTTTGTAAATATCGGTTTAGAAAAACATGCGTATCTTTCATACGATGATGTACCGTCTTCTTATCGTATACATGAAGGGCAAGCGGTACTCGTACAAGTTGTGAAAGAGGCAATTGATACGAAAGGACCGAAATTGACAGCGAATATAGAATTTACCGGGAAATATGTCGTTTATATGCCATATGATGAAATGCGTGCGGTTTCTCGGAAAATAAAAAATAATAAAAGAAGGCAACAACTACTCCAAATTGAAGTAGAAGGGACAGGAGGGTATATATTCCGCTCTGCTTCTGAAAAAGGGGAAATTGAAGAAATACAAGCTGAAATGCAAAAGTTACAACAGTTATATGAAGAATTAAAAAGAAAAGAGGGCCAAGTAAAGGCGCCGTTACTACTTCATCGACCGGCCACCTTTTTAGATCGTGTATTTCAAGAGAATCCAATTGAAACGATTGAAAAAGTAGTTGTAGATACAAGAAGTATAGTAAAAGAATTAGAAGAAAAAATTGGGGGAGAAAAAGTATCTTTTTATAATGAAAAATCTTCAATGTTTAGCCATTTTGGAATAGAGCGTGAGATCGAGAAAGCACTTCAAAAGATAGTGTGGCTCCCGAATGGTGCTTATTTAATTGTGGAACAAATGGAGACGATGACTGTAATTGATGTGAATACGGGCAAGTTTACTGGAAAACAGAATTTACAAGATACAGTCCTTCGTACAAATGAATTGGCAGCTGAAGAGATTGCACGTCAATTAAGACTGCGTGATATCGGTGGTATGATATTAATTGATTTCATTAATATGAAAAGAAGAGAAGATAAAGAAAAGATAAGAGAATGTCTCATCGCTGCTATGCAAAATGATCGCACATATACAAGAGTGCTTGGGTTTACAGAGTTAGGGATTTTAGAGATGACACGTAAACGTAAAAAACATTCTTTACGCGACGTACTACTAGAAGAGTGTGTACCGTGCAAAGCGACGGGTTATGTGATGTCATATGAAACAATTGCGTATGAGTTAGAGAGAGAGTTAATTACATATGGTAATATAGAAGATGAGGCTGTATTAATCGCTGCACCTAAAGAACTGCAAAAACAATTTTTGCAAAAAGAATTACAAAAAAATATTCCATTTGAAATTTATTTCAAAGATGATATGATCGAAAAGTACGCTATTATCCGTTTTGGAAGTAAAAAAGAAATTATAGAACGGAAAAAATAG
- the minC gene encoding septum site-determining protein MinC: protein MEEKKQQNVIIKGTKDGITLHLDDCCSFSELLKELDEKLSTHYYDGDGRSLIEVHVKVGNRYLTEVQQEEIRTLIRNKKNLVVDSIESDVITKAEAIAWKEETEIVPISKIVRSGQVLHVKGNLLLIGDVNPGGTVIAGGNIFVVGSLRGIAHAGYYGDSDAVIAASVMNPMQLRISDVAMRAPEEKEDGAEAAECAYINENNHIVVDRLQLLTHLRPNLTKLERGIV, encoded by the coding sequence GTGGAAGAAAAAAAGCAACAAAATGTAATAATAAAAGGGACAAAAGACGGAATAACACTTCATTTAGATGATTGTTGTTCATTCTCTGAGTTACTGAAAGAGCTGGATGAAAAGCTTTCTACACATTACTATGATGGTGATGGGCGCTCTTTAATTGAAGTGCATGTGAAAGTGGGAAATCGTTATTTAACAGAAGTCCAACAAGAAGAGATTCGTACGTTAATTCGTAATAAAAAGAATCTTGTTGTGGATTCAATTGAAAGTGATGTTATAACTAAAGCGGAAGCAATAGCTTGGAAAGAAGAAACAGAAATTGTCCCTATTTCCAAAATTGTTCGCTCTGGACAAGTTTTACATGTAAAAGGAAATTTATTGTTAATTGGAGATGTTAATCCAGGCGGAACGGTTATCGCTGGGGGGAATATTTTTGTCGTAGGATCATTAAGAGGAATTGCACATGCTGGGTATTATGGGGATTCGGATGCTGTAATTGCTGCATCTGTTATGAACCCGATGCAACTTCGAATTAGTGATGTGGCAATGCGGGCTCCGGAAGAGAAAGAAGACGGAGCGGAGGCGGCAGAATGTGCGTATATTAATGAGAACAATCACATTGTTGTCGATCGACTGCAACTTCTCACTCATCTTAGACCTAATTTAACAAAGTTAGAAAGGGGAATTGTATAG